CACAGGTTGGTCCTAGGCTTGCCAGCCGAGACTCGCCTCGTCACCGACCGCATAGTCACAAATTCCTCGGCAGCAGAAGGGTGAATGCCAACCTGACAAATATCAAGTAaacgatgagagagagagagagagagagagagagagtttatgAAACTCACAGTACTATCAAATTGTGCTTTGGTAGCTCCACATTTGAGAGCAATGGCAATGCCCTGTGACCGACAATACAAAGTTATTCTTGGTACAGACATACAAACAAGACGATGAACGAAAGCCACAGAATAAAATGATGAAGAATTGACAGGACCTGCATGATCTCAGCCGCGTCTGGCCCGCACATAGATGCTCCAAGGACTTTATCGGTCTCAGCATCAACAATCAGCTTCATCATAGTCTTCTCTTGACGTCTGTACCAGCATCACCGGGTTAACAGAGACCAAACATTCAATATCTATAGAAAGATAATGTTGCACCATACTTTCAATGTGTATACTTTATCACCGAAGCTTCAAGAAATGAAACATTCAATACCATTGAAGgcaatgtattttaaattttaaatacagTTGTAGAGATTCATTTGATCACTGGAGATCAGGACTTGAGTTTGGAAGAATACTATCGAATACACCCATCTCAGCAGCTTGTTAGATTTTGACCGATGTTAGAAGATAGATAAAGCAATTAATTTCCGAAAAGCATACCCAGAAATGGTGTTCTTCATGGGATTAAATGTAGATGTGAAAATCAAAATGTCACCATTAGCTTTCTCTACAGCCTCTTGCTCACTGAGACCAACTACAGAGAGTGGTGGGATGCTGCCAAGTAAAACATCATACAAGTTTCAATAGAGGCTCCAGAAGTTAAACAAGTGTACGGAAATGCTGAATTTACTAAACAAAACTAAGAAAATATAGGCAAAGATAACAAGAAACTACGAAGTTACAAATTGTCTGATGTGACTATCTATACAGGTAGAAACGTATCGTGGAAAGGCCATTTTGAGCATACATGACAAACAGTGCCCAATGCTTTTAATTATGATATACAAAGCATCGTCATCATCCTCGTTCCCTCCCTCCCCTTAAAAGCTTCCATTTGACCCGTAATGGAACATCAGACCAGAATCAAAAGCAGAAGTTTGTCTATGAACTGTAAATATAGTGGATTTGAGTAGGTGTCGTCACCATCATTAGCGACATTACTTTGATGAGAGGCCATAGGGGAAATTAGGAATTGCTACCTACTTTTCTGGCATTCCAGAGAAACTCGGCAGATAGAATTTTGTAGGAACTACTCAAAGCTATCGTAGTGATCGGGGGATTGCTAAAACCATTTCTTTAAACAGGCTAAGTAATCAACCATCTAACCCAACAGATATGCCAACTTGACCGTATAGGTCATGCGATGTGATTGCATGACCTACACCCATTTGACACAacaaataaagaataaataagGTTAGCTAAGGGAAAGTGGTAATACCAGAACACGGCACAAGCAATATTACTGTAATCAGGTGCCATAGGCTTTCCAGCAAATACAGTATTCTGCAATCAACATAAAAAGAGACTCAACAACAATATTGAAGCATGAGAGAATTGAACTATGTCCAATACATAACTGGACATGATTATAGAAACAAACACAGAAGTTATAGTGAGAATTATAGGGTAACATACTGCAAAGTAGGTGCCTTCCATTAAAGCTACAGGAGTAAGATTCATTCGGTTTGTAACATCACCTATGGCCCATATGCTAGGTACGTTGGTTTGAGAGTATTGATCAACCTGACATTccaaagataaaataaattatgatcaCCAACAAAGAAACTAGACTTCCATAGATCGGAGGCAAACTTAACAAAGCGCAACATGAGATATTTTGACAATCAAGTCAGTAATATCCAACGCTTGAAAAGCCCCCAAGGCATTCTCCAAGTCCATTCGATTCTTTACTCACTATAACAATATAGAGATGGTTATGTCTGCCACATGCAAATGACGCtgtaatatttcaaattttcaatttttcctatATCTCCACCTATTCTCATATTTAAGAATTCCTGGAAAAGAAGTAATATGGGGCAAAAATTCCAGAAGTATATAAGAACTCACCTTAATAGCTCCAGCCCTGTCAAGCTCAACACCTACCGCTTCCAGATTTAACCGTTTTGTGTTAGGAGCCCTACCTGTAACCAAGGAGATAATCATAAACAGCTTCCGACTAGAGGAAAAAACAGGTTAGCCTAACATTAGAAATGCATTTTCAGTTCACATCTGAACACTGAAACATGAGGTATAACAAGTTCAGCATAGGAAACGAGCTCCAGAAAACCGTCTACTTGATTAATTACAGTGCTAACTCTATAACAACACAAGACTAGAAATAATAAACCATTAACTTATGTACTTGATGAACTAAAGCTGCTTGTTAGGATCCAGGGATGAATTTCATTAACAATTAAAAGCAAGCCACAGAATTCTTCGGCTGATAGTGATACTATATAGTAGCAAGTCATATTATCTTTTAGTAAATGAAAACTTGTTTAACACCGCCCTTTCGTCTATAGTATCATAAATTAGACTTTCATGAAACCACCACTTAGAAAATTTAGCCCTAATGAATTGGAGACTGCTGTCATGTAGACATGGACACAGATTAAGCTGAAGCAATCAAACAAAAACATGTGTGAAGGGAAAGCTTGAAAGACAAGCCTTTGAACAATTACAACTGAATTGTAATTAACCTAATAAACTGAACACCAAAAGATAGTGCTTATATTTGCCATCAAGTTTTTTGCGAGTCAAGAATTATACATAATAAGAAGTACTAGTTATGGATCTAATCAAGAATCCAGCATGAAGCAGAAGAATTAATGGTTGATGAAGACACCATTTCAAGCAAGGAAAGTATCAGCCTTGATGCCAGCAAAAATAAATCACAGCAGTTCTTGCAACTATGTATTGCTAGCAACTTAAACTTCAATTAAAACTTAAAGTGTGTATCAGTGGCAGGGACGCTAGAATTACCAGTGGCAAAGAGCACAACATCAGCCACAATTTCTTCACCATGGTCAGTACGAACTTTTATACCGTCTTCTGTTTTAGCTAGCTGCAACATAAAGTACCATTAAATGTTGAAATAAATGGATACGCAATATTCCTGAAAGAACACAAGATCTAAAGCTTCAGCGTCATAACACATGAAGCAACAGAATTCTGTTTACTGATATCAgccttgttttcttttttcagaaTTTCGTCAAAGGTAGATGCAAGCGGAAAACAAtgtaaagaagaaaaaaaagagaagagaaagcACCTCTGATAAACTTGTCCCAGGATGAAGGTTAATACCCCTGCCTTCCAGATTTCTTGCAACTACTTCTCTCATCTCATCATCAAATCCTCTGCCGTAAGATTTTATATTAATTGGGATGAGATCCAGTTAACCAACAATATATTAACTACAACTTTTGATGGGATATGATAGAATCGATAAACACATGACAAGACATACAACTCCAACATCTAGTATCATACATAGAAGGCAAGGCACACACTAAAAGGAAAGGCGAATCTAatgaatattaaattataaaaggGTTAATCTCTGGATATAACACAATGTTCACCCaaagttgcaattttggcacttcttttaaaatattgaaattacaGCACCATATTTGCAATTACAACAACCCCAATGTTTGTTCTCCAAAGTTTGTGTGATATGTACCATAAAAATGTTGTTTTACCAATGAAACAATTCAATTTTACCAACAAAACGTCATACTTCTATTGCTGAAAAAATTTAGGATGTTGTAATTACAACATTTTAAAGGTTGTACGAAAATTCCAATATGGGTAAATATTGTGTTACTTCTGGCAATTTCCTTTATAAAATGAAGGCAAAATACTGATCTTAGAAGATTTACAGATTCTCTCAGTTGCAAAGATCATGAAGCCTAATGTAACCTACAATATTATGAATTCCTTTTTACCTTAGTCCGCCACCTGAGAGGGGCATCAGAACATAGACTAAACCTATAATAGACATTAACTAGGAAAATATGGGATGCAACAAGTAATATTATATCTAAGAGGAGAAGTAGGTGTCTTTTCCTGTAAGAGTGTCAAAGTTTGCATGGGGACTTCTGAAAATGCTTATTTGCAAAGGACAACGAGAAACTAATAGTACAAGTTAAGCCAAAATGGGTAATATATGAACTTGTAAACGGTTCGTAATGGTTAGTAATCCTATCAAATTCTCAAGATTCAATATTCACCCTAGGTTTGGTAGTTTATAAAAGCAAAAAAGCTAACAAGGAATCACTGGATAAAATTTCAAATGCTAAATAATCCAGTGCAAAGTTCCAACACAATAATCTTTGCCGTGCAAATAGTTGTATTCAGTTCTAGTCCCTTTTTATTTAAACTGAATATAG
The genomic region above belongs to Salvia miltiorrhiza cultivar Shanhuang (shh) chromosome 5, IMPLAD_Smil_shh, whole genome shotgun sequence and contains:
- the LOC131024187 gene encoding glutathione reductase, cytosolic-like isoform X2; its protein translation is MARKMLIDGELDKTSEVESHYDFDLFVIGAGSGGVRASRFSAQNGAKVGICELPFHPISSEVIGGVGGTCVIRGCVPKKILVYGASFGPELEDARNYGWDVNERVDFNWKKLLQKKTEEINRLNGIYKRLLSGAGVKLFEGEGRVIGPNEVEVIQLDGTKISYSAKHILIATGSRAQRPPIPGQELGITSDEALSLEELPKHAIILGGGYIAVEFASIWRGMGAKVDLFYRKELPLRGFDDEMREVVARNLEGRGINLHPGTSLSELAKTEDGIKVRTDHGEEIVADVVLFATGRAPNTKRLNLEAVGVELDRAGAIKVDQYSQTNVPSIWAIGDVTNRMNLTPVALMEGTYFANTVFAGKPMAPDYSNIACAVFCIPPLSVVGLSEQEAVEKANGDILIFTSTFNPMKNTISGRQEKTMMKLIVDAETDKVLGASMCGPDAAEIMQGIAIALKCGATKAQFDSTVGIHPSAAEEFVTMRSVTRRVSAGKPRTNL
- the LOC131024187 gene encoding glutathione reductase, cytosolic-like isoform X1 — protein: MARKMLIDGELDKTSEVESHYDFDLFVIGAGSGGVRASRFSAQNGAKVGICELPFHPISSEVIGGVGGTCVIRGCVPKKILVYGASFGPELEDARNYGWDVNERVDFNWKKLLQKKTEEINRLNGIYKRLLSGAGVKLFEGEGRVIGPNEVEVIQLDGTKISYSAKHILIATGSRAQRPPIPGQELGITSDEALSLEELPKHAIILGGGYIAVEFASIWRGMGAKVDLFYRKELPLRGFDDEMREVVARNLEGRGINLHPGTSLSELAKTEDGIKVRTDHGEEIVADVVLFATGRAPNTKRLNLEAVGVELDRAGAIKVDQYSQTNVPSIWAIGDVTNRMNLTPVALMEGTYFANTVFAGKPMAPDYSNIACAVFCIPPLSVVGLSEQEAVEKANGDILIFTSTFNPMKNTISGRQEKTMMKLIVDAETDKVLGASMCGPDAAEIMQGIAIALKCGATKAQFDSTVSFINSLSLSLSLSHRLLDICQVGIHPSAAEEFVTMRSVTRRVSAGKPRTNL